In Prunus dulcis chromosome 1, ALMONDv2, whole genome shotgun sequence, the following are encoded in one genomic region:
- the LOC117616810 gene encoding serine/threonine-protein kinase BRI1-like 2 yields the protein MESINPVQLFLHLSVILVLIDLVSVSTAEQSVSSIKTDAEALLTFKKMIQKDPNGVLRDWQLGRNPCTWYGVTCSMGRATQLDLTGCYLVGTISFDPLASLDMLSVLKLPTNSFSVNSTSLLQLPYALKQLDLSFNGLFGVVPENLFSKCPNLVFVNLAFNNLTGPLPKDLLLNSDKLQTLDLSYNNLTGPISGLQIEKYSCPSLLQLDLSGNRITGSIPMSLANCTSLKTMSLSSNNVTGEIPRSFGQLTSLQRLDLSHNQITGWIPPELGNACTSLVELKLSYNNFTGPIPATFSSCSVLELLDLSNNNLTGPLPDSIFQNLSSLESLLLSNNIITGSLPGSISACKSLQVIDLSSNKISGVIPPDICPGASSLQELRMPDNLIVGEIPAQLSQCSQLKTIDFSLNYLNGSIPAELGKLENLQQLIAWYNGLEGKIPPDLGNCRNLKDLILNNNRLTGEIPVELFRCSNLEWISLTSNKLSGEIPKEFGLLTRLAVLQLGNNSLGGQIPGELANCSSLVWLDLNSNRLTGEIPPRLGRQLGAKSLSGILSGNTLVFVRNIGNSCKGVGGLLEFAGIRPERLQQDPTLKTCDFTRLYSGAVLSLFTKYQTLEYLDLSYNQLRGKIPEEMGDMIALQVLELSHNQLSGEIPASLGKLKDLGVFDASHNRLQGHIPDSFSNLSFLVQIDLSSNELTGEIPTRGQLSTLPATQYANNPGLCGVPLPECQSSNDQPATTPSDQDAGKGRRRPSVASWANSIVLGVLISLASVCVLIVWAIAMRTRRKEAKEVKMLNRLQASHAATTWKIDKEKEPLSINVATFQRQLRKLKFSQLIEATNGFSADSLIGCGGFGEVFKATLKDGTSVAIKKLIRLSCQGDREFMAEMETLGKIKHRNLVPLLGYCKIGEERLLVYEYMEYGSLEEMLHGRTKTRDRRILTWEERKKIARGAAKGLCFLHHNCIPHIIHRDMKSSNVLLDNEMEARVSDFGMARLISALDTHLSVSTLAGTPGYVPPEYYQSFRCTAKGDVYSFGVVLLELVTGKRPTDKEDFGDTNLVGWAKMKVREGKQMEVIDVELLSVTKGTDEAEAEEVKEMVRYLEITLQCVDDFPSKRPNMLQVVAMLRELMPGSTNGSSNSA from the coding sequence ATGGAGAGCATTAATCCAGTTCagctttttcttcatctttctgTAATACTGGTCTTGATAGACCTTGTTTCTGTTTCTACAGCTGAACAAAGTGTTTCGTCTATCAAGACTGATGCAGAAGCTCTTCTCACGTTCAAAAAGATGATTCAGAAGGACCCAAATGGAGTTTTGAGAGATTGGCAGCTTGGCAGGAATCCATGCACCTGGTATGGAGTTACATGCTCTATGGGCCGAGCAACTCAGCTTGATCTCACCGGGTGTTACCTTGTGGGGACAATCTCTTTTGATCCCTTGGCTTCTCTAGATATGCTCTCTGTCTTAAAACTGCCAACAAATTCATTCAGTGTAAATTCTACCTCTTTGCTTCAGCTCCCATATGCTTTGAAACAGCTTGATTTATCTTTCAATGGACTTTTTGGTGTTGTTCCTGAGAATCTTTTCTCAAAGTGTCCAAACCTCGTCTTTGTAAACCTTGCTTTCAACAATTTGACAGGTCCTCTGCCCAAAGATCTCTTATTGAATTCTGACAAACTTCAGACTCTCGACCTTTCTTACAACAATCTAACCGGGCCAATTTCTGGTTTGCAAATTGAGAAATATTCTTGCCCTTCTTTGCTGCAGCTTGATTTGTCAGGAAACCGTATAACGGGTTCCATTCCTATGTCTTTGGCAAACTGCACCAGTCTCAAAACTATGAGTTTATCATCCAATAATGTGACAGGAGAAATCCCAAGATCATTTGGGCAACTCACCAGTTTACAGAGATTGGACCTTTCTCACAATCAGATCACTGGTTGGATACCTCCCGAGTTGGGAAATGCATGCACTTCACTTGTCGAACTTAAGCTTTCATATAACAACTTTACTGGTCCAATTCCAGCAACTTTTTCCTCATGTTCTGTGCTGGAACTTCTTGATCTGTCTAACAACAATTTAACAGGTCCCCTACCAGATTCTATCTTCCAGAATCTCAGCTCCTTAGAGAGCTTGCTGTTGAGTAACAACATCATCACTGGATCACTTCCAGGCTCCATATCAGCTTGCAAAAGTCTACAGGTGATAGACTTGAGCTCTAATAAAATATCTGGTGTCATCCCACCAGACATATGCCCAGGAGCCTCCTCACTCCAGGAGCTGAGAATGCCAGACAACCTCATTGTTGGAGAAATCCCTGCTCAACTATCACAATGTTCTCAGCTGAAGACAATTGATTTCAGTTTAAACTATCTCAATGGCTCAATTCCAGCTGAGCTTGGGAAGCTGGAGAATTTGCAGCAGCTAATAGCATGGTACAATGGCTTAGAGGGAAAAATCCCACCAGACTTGGGAAACTGCAGGAATCTCAAGGATCTTATTCTCAACAATAACCGCCTAACTGGTGAGATCCCAGTTGAACTGTTCAGATGCAGTAATCTCGAATGGATATCACTCACAAGCAATAAACTAAGTGGCGAAATCCCGAAAGAATTTGGCCTTTTGACAAGACTGGCTGTTCTGCAACTTGGGAACAATAGCTTGGGTGGGCAGATACCAGGAGAACTGGCCAATTGCAgcagtttggtttggttggaTTTGAACAGCAACAGACTCACTGGAGAGATCCCACCTCGACTTGGGAGGCAGCTTGGGGCCAAATCCCTGAGCGGAATTCTCTCTGGCAATACTTTGGTGTTTGTACGGAATATTGGGAATTCCTGTAAAGGAGTAGGAGGTTTATTAGAATTTGCCGGAATCCGACCTGAAAGGCTTCAGCAGGACCCAACACTGAAGACTTGTGATTTCACCAGATTGTACTCTGGCGCAGTCCTGAGTCTCTTCACAAAATACCAAACGCTGGAGTATCTTGATCTTTCTTACAATCAGCTGCGTGGGAAAATCCCAGAAGAAATGGGGGACATGATTGCATTACAAGTTCTTGAGTTATCCCACAACCAGTTATCAGGTGAGATTCCTGCATCACTTGGCAAGCTCAAAGATTTAGGGGTGTTTGATGCATCACATAACAGACTGCAGGGTCATATCCCTGATTCATTCTCCAACCTATCTTTCTTGGTTCAAATTGATCTGTCCAGCAATGAATTAACGGGCGAAATTCCCACAAGAGGGCAGCTCAGTACACTTCCTGCTACCCAGTATGCTAACAACCCTGGACTCTGTGGGGTTCCATTACCTGAGTGCCAGAGCAGCAATGACCAACCAGCCACCACTCCAAGTGACCAGGATGCAGGCAAAGGAAGACGAAGGCCATCGGTTGCATCATGGGCTAACAGCATTGTCTTGGGGGTTCTGATTTCTCTTGCTTCTGTCTGTGTTCTGATTGTGTGGGCAATTGCCATGCGCACAAGGCGAAAGGAAGCAAAGGAGGTGAAGATGCTTAATCGCTTGCAAGCATCCCATGCAGCCACCACATGGAAAATtgacaaagagaaagaaccCTTGAGCATTAATGTTGCAACTTTCCAAAGACAGCTGAGGAAGCTCAAGTTCTCCCAACTCATTGAGGCAACCAATGGCTTCTCAGCAGATAGTCTTATAGGGTGTGGAGGTTTTGGAGAAGTGTTCAAGGCAACGCTGAAAGACGGGACAAGTGTTGCAATCAAGAAACTTATACGGTTAAGCTGCCAAGGTGACCGCGAATTCATGGCCGAGATGGAAACTCTGGGTAAGATCAAGCACAGGAATCTTGTGCCCTTATTGGGTTATTGCAAAATTGGTGAAGAGAGGCTGCTAGTATACGAGTACATGGAGTATGGAAGCCTTGAAGAAATGCTCCATGGAAGAACAAAGACACGTGACAGGCGGATTCTAACATgggaggaaaggaaaaagattgCAAGAGGTGCAGCAAAAGGACTCTGTTTCCTCCACCACAATTGCATCCCTCACATTATACACAGAGACATGAAGTCAAGCAACGTGTTGTTGGACAATGAAATGGAAGCAAGAGTTTCTGATTTTGGGATGGCAAGGCTCATAAGTGCTCTTGACACCCACTTAAGCGTAAGCACTCTAGCAGGCACTCCTGGTTATGTTCCACCTGAGTACTACCAAAGTTTCCGGTGCACTGCAAAAGGCGACGTTTACTCATTTGGGGTTGTCCTGTTGGAGCTTGTGACTGGAAAACGCCCAACAGACAAGGAGGATTTTGGGGACACAAACTTGGTGGGATGGGCGAAGATGAAGGTGAGAGAAGGGAAACAGATGGAAGTGATAGACGTAGAGTTGCTTTCAGTAACCAAAGGAACTGATGAAGCAGAAGCTGAAGAAGTGAAAGAGATGGTGAGGTATTTGGAGATAACACTGCAGTGTGTAGATGACTTCCCATCTAAGAGGCCTAACATGTTGCAGGTGGTGGCCATGCTGAGAGAGCTGATGCCTGGATCAACAAATGGAAGCAGCAATAGTGCTTGA